The genomic interval TGGTTTATCAACGACCAGTTTTATGTGACTGCCAATGCCGCAGAAAAAGTATTTTTCAAACCTGCTACTGGTCCGCTCAAAATCTCCTGCAGCGACGACAAAGGCCGGAATTCCGATGTGCAGGTTAAGGTAAGGGCGGAGTGAGATTTTTCGTTTAATGTGGATGTATTTCTAAATGTTGTAAAAGCTGCCCTATTGTACTATCGGCGACAATGCACTCTTAATTATAATTTCATTCTTATATTTCAATCTTCACTGCATCCTGATAAAATTCTTTAAAGGTATTCATCCATTCATCATACTCCAAGTTGTTAATGCTAGTGGAAAATAAAAAAGAACTACCAATTACAATCCTTTTATATCTCGGTCTGGTTATAGCGACATTTAACCGATTAGGTTTAAAATAAAATTCTGCTCTTTGTGTCGCATGGCCAGGGTCACTTGTCGTTAGTGAAATGATTATCACATCTCTTTCTTGTCCCTGAATTCTTTCGACTGTATCAATAACTATTTCATTTAATATTTTTTCAGAATTATCTCCAAAATCATCTTGAATAGTTTTTTTTTATTAATCTTCCTTGCGCCCGATATGGCGCAATTACAGCTATTTCGTTTGTTTCAACCCCGATATTAATTAATTCCTTTACTAATTCACTGATAATTTTTGCCTCTTCTGGTGATCTAATGCTTCTATTTTCATGTTTTAGATCAATGAATACGGTTGAGTTTTCTGGTTCTAATATATTCTTAAATTTTTGAGGAAGGGTTTTATATGAAATTAAAGAATTTGCCACTGATGGTGCAGAAATTAACGTATTATTATAAAACTTCTTGCTTGGAAATCTGTTAATGGCGCTATTCATTCTATACGTTATGTTCAGCATCGTTCCGGGATTTTTTTCAAAAAGCAATTCGAAAATTGATTTTGTAAGTTCTTTATTAGCATGTTTCGCTTGGATGATTGGTGGCATCTGTTGATGGTCGCCAATAAATATATATTTCTTTC from Rhodocytophaga rosea carries:
- a CDS encoding AAA domain-containing protein — protein: MQDDFGDNSEKILNEIVIDTVERIQGQERDVIIISLTTSDPGHATQRAEFYFKPNRLNVAITRPRYKRIVIGSSFLFSTSINNLEYDEWMNTFKEFYQDAVKIEI